GACGCACCTGGTCGCCCACTTCGATATTTTCCGATGAAGCGCCGCTCGGATTAATAATTCTGGCAGTTGCAACAGGTTTTAGATTTTGCGGAACCGGTTGTGGTTCGCTACGCTCGATGGTTTTTTTCTGTGCTTTTTTACTGAATGATCTCGGTGCAGTAGGTTCGTCATCAAAAATACTCGATTTTAGACCTGAATGGTTTACAAAACGGCTTTCAATAGCTGGATTGATAAACTCAAGATACTGCGGATCTACCTCACTCAAAAAGCGTGATGGCTCGGCATCCGTAATTTTTCCCCACTGAAACCGCGAAACCGCGTACGAGAAAAAAGCCTGTTTTTCGGCCCGCGTGAGCGCAACGTAAAACAAACGTCTCTCCTCTTCAATCTCTTCGCGGGTGGACGAACTCATGAAACTCGGGAACAGATTTTCTTCAAGGCCAACCAAGTGTACCACCGGAAATTCAAGCCCTTTTGAAAGGTGAATCGTCATCAGCGAAACCTGGTCGCCACCGTCTTTTTTATCGTTCTGCGTATCCGCGGAAAGCGCGATATTCTCAAGGAAACCTGAAAGTGAAGGATCGCCGTCTTCAAGTTGCTGCTGTTCTTCGATGTAACCCTGCATAGAGTTCATAAGTTCCTGCACGTTTTCTACGCGCGAAATTCCTTCAGGCGTCTGGTCGTCATTGAGGAATTTTATCAGTCCGCTGCGTTTGGCAACTTCCATCGCGACGGTGTACGCGTTTTCGGTTTTAAGCATAACCTGAAAGGCTTTGATCATCGCCCAAAAGTCAGAAAGTTTGGTGAGGATTCCGTTATTCAGACCAAGTTCAGGCGCGTAATGTCCTAAATTACCAAGAATTTCAGTAATGGAAACATTCTTTTTATCGGCAAAAACAATAAGCTTATTCTGTGTCGTTTCGCCGATCCCACGAACCGGATAATTGATTACGCGCGACAGCGCTTCAGCATCGTTTTCATTAACCAACAATCGCAGATAGCCGATTAAATCCTTCACCTCCTTTCTCTGATAGAAGGAAAGTCCGCCGAAAACACGGTACGGAATATTTTTGCGTCGCAAAGCATCTTCAAAAGCCCTCGTCTGCGAGTTTGTGCGGTATAAAATGGCAAAATCGGTGAATTTGCGCTGAAACGAATTATGCTGTTCCCAAATGTTTGAGGCGACAAAATTCGCTTCATCCGCATCTGAAAGCGAGCGGTAAACCTTAATCTTTTCGCCTTCTTCATTATCACTGAAGACATTTTTCTTGAACTGCTGAACGTTTTTCGAAATCACCACGTTCGCGGCATTTACGATATTCTGCGTCGAGCGGTAATTCTGTTCAAGTGCAACGGTTACAGCGTCGGGATAATCTTTTTTAAAGTTTAAAATATTAAAGATATTCGCGCCCCTAAATGAATAAATCGACTGCGCATCATCACCCACCACACAAATATTTTCGAACTTTGAAGCGAGTGCTTTCACAATGAGATACTGCGAATGGTTGGTATCCTGGTACTCATCCACCAAAATATAGCGGAACCTGTCCTGGTATTTAGCCAGTACTTCTGGGAAACGCGTAAGCAGTTCGTTGGTTCTCAGCAGCAAATCATCGAAATCCATCGCACCGTTTTTAAAACAGGCGTCTACATATTTCTGGTAGATTGCGCCCATGTGCTTCATGTTTGCACGCTCGTCGTTCTCGATCAGTTCAGGATTATTGTAGTACGCTTTTACGGTAATGAGGTTATTTTTGAAGTTCGAAATCCGCGCCTGCACTTTCTTGGGCTTGTACAGATCGGCGTCGATATTAAGTTCTTTTAAAACTTTTCTGATGACATTAAGTGAATCCTGGGTATCGTAAATCGTAAAATTAGAAGGATAACCCAAATAGTGTGCTTCACTTCTGAGAATTCTCGCAAAAACGGAGTGAAAAGTCCCCATCCAGAGCGATCTTGCCTCGCTCTGCCCCACTACTTTTGCGATACGCTCTTTCATCTCTTTGGCCGCTTTATTGGTAAATGTGAGCGCGAGGATATTGAACGGATCCACCAGATTTGTAATTAAATGAGCGATACGCATCGTAAGCACACGCGTTTTGCCGGAACCTGCGCCTGCAAGCACCATCAACGGTCCTTCCAGCGTGGTAACAGCTTCATACTGAGCTTCATTCAATCCTTTTAAGTAATCCATCAGAGCAAAAAATTTTGGGACACAAATTTAGTGAAATATATACGGACCTCAAAAGCTAAGTTGAAGCAAGCGGGCCGTCTTTAAAAAAAATAAAGCCCCGAAAAACGGAGCTTTATAGGAATACTGTATTTGAGTTTGGCTTACACCAATTTTACATTTACTGCGTTTAATCCTTTGTTACCTTGCTGAACTTCGTAAGTTACCTTATCGTTTTCACGGATTTTGGTGTTTACTCCCGATGTGTGAACAAAGATGTCTTCTCCTCCGTTTAATGGAGTGATAAATCCGAAACCTTTAGTTTCGTTGAAAAATTTTACTGTGCCTTCTTGCATTGTATGATATTAAAAAATTATTTTTTGTTTATTTGACGATCTGAATATTGATCGCTGAAAAACCTTTGGGTGATCTTTCTTTCTCAAAAGATACCTTATTGCCTTTCTTTACCTGATGTGCACAGTTATTTTCGTGGAAGAATACATTTTCCTGTGAACCGGCTTCGGTGATGAAACCGTAACCTTTGTCGCTCAGGAATGTAACGATACCTGTTTTCACAAGCTCTTCCGCCTCGATTGGCGCTGCACCCAGCTGAATATCGTCCAGGTTTACTCCTTCGCGGTTCTGATCTTCGGGACGCGTCTCGGTAAGTTGGCCGTTTGCATCCACATAGAGAAACATTTCGTCTAAACCTTTCCCTTTATTGTTATTGGTTTTACGCTCTTCGCGCTTTGCTGTTTTCTCCTTTTGTTTCTGAAGTTTTTTCTTGAAATTTTCTTTTTTTTGAGAAAGAATCTGCCATAAATTATATAAGTATTAAATTATTCTTTTGTTTCCCGTCCCACACGCAACATGCTGATATGGGCTCATTTCACCGAAATAAATATACATAAATTTTCGGATAATAAGTGAATGTGACTGCAGACAGAAAGAATGAATAAAAGAAAAAAGGCAACAACCTTAGGACAGTTATATAAAAAATGCGCAGGCACAAGACCTTATGAAGTGGCAAAGATACGCAAATTAAATCATAAGCGTGTATAAAAGGCAAACGCGTGTTAAAGGGATGCTTCCGCTGTTTATATTGCGAATAAGAATAATCATGCGTGTAAGCGCTGCGGAATATGTAACTTTAGACCTCATACTTGTACCAATAACCTAAATTACTGTTTATGAAAAAAAGACTTCTTTCGGCGGGCGCAGCCGCATTCTTAGGAATGTTAGCGCATGCGCAGCAAATTAAATTTGAAGAATACGACCTCCCGAACGGGATGCACGTTGTTCTTCATCAGGATAATTCGGCACCCGTGGTAACGACCGGTGTTATGTACCACGTGGGTGCTAAAGATGAAGCCGTGGGACGAACCGGTATGGCTCATTTCTTCGAACATCTGCTTTTTGAAGGCACCAAGAACATCAAGCGGGGCGACTGGTTTAAGATCGTGTCCTCGAACGGCGGCACCAATAACGCCAACACCACCAACGACCGAACGTATTATTATGAAACCTTCCCATCCAATAATGAGCAGCTAGGCTTGTGGATGGAAAGTGAAAGACTCCGAAGCGGTACCGTTAACCAAACAGGTGTTGATACCCAGCGCGAAGTGGTGAAAGAGGAAAAGCGCCTCAGAATGGATAACCAACCGTACGGAAACCTCTTCACCGCGGTGCAGAACAACCTGTTCACCGAACATCCTTATCACTGGTCAACCATTGGCTCAATGGAAGATCTGAATGCAGCCACACTTTCGGAATTTCAGGATTTTTACAAAAAATACTACGTCCCGAATAACGCGACACTGGTGGTTGCCGGCGACATCAACCCGGAACAGACCAAGAAATGGATAAACGAATACTATGCAGACATCCCAAAAGGCACCGTTTATCCTAAAAACTTCGCTAAAGATGAACCCATCACAAAGGAAAAAGAAGTAACAGTTACCGACAAGAACATCCAGCTTCCCGCCTATGTTTTCGCATACCGCACGCCTTCGAATAAAGAAAAAGACGCATACATCCTTGATATGCTTTCTTCTTACCTGAGTAATGGAAAATCTTCCGTGCTTTATAAAAAACTGGTAGATCAGGAGAAAAAAGCACTTGAAGTGCAGGCATTCAACGAAGGGCTTGAAGATGCAGGTATTTTTGCGTTTTTCGCGATTCCGATGGGTGCCACATCAAAAAGCACCTTACAAAGCGACATCGATACTGAAGTGAGAAAATTACAGACGACGCTAATTTCCGAAGAAGACTATAAAAAACTTCAAAACCAGTATGAAAACCAGTTTGTTAACGCTAATTCCTCCATACAGGGCATTGCATCTTCACTCGCGACCTACCACGTTCTACATGGCGAAACGAACCTGATCAATAAAGAACTGGATATCTACCGTTCTGTGACACGCCAGGACATTATGAATGCCGCAAAAAAATACCTCAACCCTAACCAA
This window of the Flavobacteriaceae bacterium 3519-10 genome carries:
- a CDS encoding ATP-dependent DNA helicase UvrD/PcrA; the encoded protein is MDYLKGLNEAQYEAVTTLEGPLMVLAGAGSGKTRVLTMRIAHLITNLVDPFNILALTFTNKAAKEMKERIAKVVGQSEARSLWMGTFHSVFARILRSEAHYLGYPSNFTIYDTQDSLNVIRKVLKELNIDADLYKPKKVQARISNFKNNLITVKAYYNNPELIENDERANMKHMGAIYQKYVDACFKNGAMDFDDLLLRTNELLTRFPEVLAKYQDRFRYILVDEYQDTNHSQYLIVKALASKFENICVVGDDAQSIYSFRGANIFNILNFKKDYPDAVTVALEQNYRSTQNIVNAANVVISKNVQQFKKNVFSDNEEGEKIKVYRSLSDADEANFVASNIWEQHNSFQRKFTDFAILYRTNSQTRAFEDALRRKNIPYRVFGGLSFYQRKEVKDLIGYLRLLVNENDAEALSRVINYPVRGIGETTQNKLIVFADKKNVSITEILGNLGHYAPELGLNNGILTKLSDFWAMIKAFQVMLKTENAYTVAMEVAKRSGLIKFLNDDQTPEGISRVENVQELMNSMQGYIEEQQQLEDGDPSLSGFLENIALSADTQNDKKDGGDQVSLMTIHLSKGLEFPVVHLVGLEENLFPSFMSSSTREEIEEERRLFYVALTRAEKQAFFSYAVSRFQWGKITDAEPSRFLSEVDPQYLEFINPAIESRFVNHSGLKSSIFDDEPTAPRSFSKKAQKKTIERSEPQPVPQNLKPVATARIINPSGASSENIEVGDQVRHDRFGVGEVLFLDGTDPQNIKAKVKFQHEGEKNLILKFAKLTKI
- a CDS encoding probable peptidase; this encodes MKKRLLSAGAAAFLGMLAHAQQIKFEEYDLPNGMHVVLHQDNSAPVVTTGVMYHVGAKDEAVGRTGMAHFFEHLLFEGTKNIKRGDWFKIVSSNGGTNNANTTNDRTYYYETFPSNNEQLGLWMESERLRSGTVNQTGVDTQREVVKEEKRLRMDNQPYGNLFTAVQNNLFTEHPYHWSTIGSMEDLNAATLSEFQDFYKKYYVPNNATLVVAGDINPEQTKKWINEYYADIPKGTVYPKNFAKDEPITKEKEVTVTDKNIQLPAYVFAYRTPSNKEKDAYILDMLSSYLSNGKSSVLYKKLVDQEKKALEVQAFNEGLEDAGIFAFFAIPMGATSKSTLQSDIDTEVRKLQTTLISEEDYKKLQNQYENQFVNANSSIQGIASSLATYHVLHGETNLINKELDIYRSVTRQDIMNAAKKYLNPNQRVVINYLPEKK
- a CDS encoding Cold shock protein CspA encodes the protein MQEGTVKFFNETKGFGFITPLNGGEDIFVHTSGVNTKIRENDKVTYEVQQGNKGLNAVNVKLV
- a CDS encoding Cold-shock protein, DNA-binding, producing MFLYVDANGQLTETRPEDQNREGVNLDDIQLGAAPIEAEELVKTGIVTFLSDKGYGFITEAGSQENVFFHENNCAHQVKKGNKVSFEKERSPKGFSAINIQIVK